In one Rutidosis leptorrhynchoides isolate AG116_Rl617_1_P2 chromosome 8, CSIRO_AGI_Rlap_v1, whole genome shotgun sequence genomic region, the following are encoded:
- the LOC139863312 gene encoding caffeoylshikimate esterase-like, translated as MCVAKEAFLEATESSNVIYEEDFITNSKGIKLFTCRWMPVDVEPKALVFLNHGYAMECSVSMKGAAMRLVKAGFGVYGIDNQGHGKSDGIQGFIASFDDLVDDCFQHFTSICERKENKNKLRILLGESMGGAMVLRLHRKKPEFWDGGVLVAPMCKIADDMKPPQLVFNVLLQLTRFIPTWRIVPGQDIIDLAFRDPKIREEIRNNPLCYKGRLRLQTALELFNVTVDLEKKLKEVTMPFLVVHGEDDKVTDPFTSKLLYEIASSTDKTLKLYPKMWHALTYGEFTKNTDIVFADIVSWINDRIAQGNSRLESEKKNVNDELRKK; from the exons ATGTGCGTGGCCAAAGAAGCTTTCTTGGAG GCGACAGAATCTTCGAATGTCATATATGAAGAG GATTTCATTACAAATTCAAAGGGAATTAAGCTTTTTACGTGTCGATGGATGCCAGTTGATGTCGAACCGAAAGCTTTAGTTTTTCTTAATCATGGTTATGCCATGGAGTGTAGTGTATCAATGAAAG GAGCTGCAATGAGGCTGGTAAAGGCAGGATTTGGAGTTTATGGGATAGATAATCAAGGTCATGGAAAATCAGATGGAATTCAAGGTTTCATTGCTTCTTTTGATGATCTTGTTGATGATTGTTTTCAACATTTTACAAGCATTTGTG AGaggaaagaaaataaaaataaattgagGATATTGCTCGGTGAGTCCATGGGAGGAGCAATGGTTCTCCGGTTACATAGAAAGAAACCGGAGTTTTGGGATGGTGGAGTCTTGGTTGCACCCATGTGCAAG ATTGCAGATGATATGAAGCCGCCACAACTTGTGTTCAATGTTTTATTACAACTTACAAGATTCATACCAACATGGAGAATTGTCCCTGGTCAAGATATCATTGATCTTGCCTTTAGAGATCCTAAAATTAGAGAGGAA ATTCGTAACAACCCGTTATGCTATAAAGGTCGTTTGCGCCTGCAAACTGCTTTGGAATTGTTTAATGTCACCGTAGACCTTGAAAAGAAGCTGAAAGAGGTGACGATGCCGTTTTTAGTTGTGCATGGAGAGGATGACAAAGTAACGGATCCATTTACGAGTAAACTCTTGTACGAGATTGCTTCAAGTACTGACAAGACTTTGAAGCTGTATCCGAAAATGTGGCATGCACTCACTTATGGAGAGTTTACTAAGAACACTGATATTGTGTTTGCTGATATTGTTAGTTGGATCAACGATCGAATTGCACAAGGAAACTCGAGATTGGAGAGTGAAAAAAAGAACGTGAACGACGAGCTTCGTAAAAAGTAA